Proteins from one Pontibacter korlensis genomic window:
- a CDS encoding HAMP domain-containing sensor histidine kinase, producing the protein MIMNLKAKIWLTVATIVLMFSFFTLFYFPDQQAKLLLRNYNNEVQNLANTVSLGVKIAITEQNFEGVQTALEFVKGDPRLEFISMLQTDTLWNDTRTSYTISEKLFKTYPENNTYGPATVTDERIIVKRSPFESSMMTGAILLGFSTDVINSSKERIKITSLLVSGVVFGIGIIIGFWLSKNISDPVLALRNAAIRVGEGDFSTRVKTDTGDEIGELGKSFNKMVKYLSKTTKKLRKANLTLAATNDTLKNTVQELKDTQAQLVHKEKMASLGELTAGIAHEIQNPLNFVNNFSETNQELIEEMLQELMRGDTEGAIALARDIKANEERIHIHGKRAGGIVKGMLQHSRTGPGHKEPIEINALADEYLRLSYHGIRAKDKTFKIKFRICFDESIGKVEVAPEELGRVLLNLYNNAFYSIIEKKKQSKQAFEPMLEVTTRKLKNAVEISVKDNGLGIPKQIIGKIFQPFFTTKPAGEGTGLGLSISYDIITKGHCGELEVEAQEGEFTKFTIRLPLVNNSKE; encoded by the coding sequence ATGATCATGAACTTAAAAGCCAAGATATGGCTCACAGTTGCTACCATCGTGTTGATGTTCTCTTTCTTTACACTCTTTTATTTCCCAGACCAGCAGGCAAAGCTCCTTTTGCGGAATTATAACAACGAAGTACAGAACTTAGCCAATACTGTTTCATTGGGAGTCAAGATAGCTATTACCGAGCAGAATTTTGAGGGTGTTCAAACAGCCCTGGAGTTTGTGAAAGGCGACCCGCGGCTGGAGTTCATCAGTATGCTGCAAACAGATACACTCTGGAATGATACCCGTACGTCATATACTATCAGTGAGAAGCTTTTCAAAACCTACCCAGAGAACAACACTTATGGTCCTGCTACTGTAACAGATGAAAGAATCATAGTTAAGCGTTCTCCTTTTGAAAGCTCTATGATGACTGGTGCCATACTGTTAGGTTTCTCCACCGATGTAATTAACTCTAGCAAGGAGCGAATCAAGATCACCTCGCTTTTGGTAAGCGGTGTAGTGTTTGGTATAGGCATCATCATCGGATTCTGGCTATCTAAAAACATCTCTGACCCAGTGCTAGCCCTGCGAAATGCCGCCATACGAGTAGGAGAAGGAGACTTTAGCACAAGAGTGAAAACTGATACCGGGGATGAGATCGGTGAATTGGGGAAGTCGTTTAATAAAATGGTTAAATACTTATCCAAGACTACTAAAAAACTAAGGAAGGCCAACCTTACCTTGGCTGCCACCAATGACACTCTAAAAAACACGGTGCAGGAACTGAAAGACACGCAAGCGCAGCTGGTTCATAAGGAGAAGATGGCTTCACTCGGTGAGCTCACCGCCGGCATCGCCCACGAAATTCAGAACCCGCTTAACTTTGTCAACAATTTCTCAGAGACAAACCAGGAACTAATAGAGGAAATGCTACAGGAATTGATGAGAGGCGACACAGAAGGTGCTATTGCTCTGGCCAGGGACATCAAGGCAAATGAGGAAAGAATTCATATACATGGAAAGCGTGCAGGTGGTATTGTAAAAGGGATGCTGCAGCACTCGAGAACAGGCCCCGGCCACAAAGAACCTATTGAAATCAACGCTTTGGCTGACGAGTATCTCCGCTTAAGTTACCATGGTATACGGGCAAAGGACAAAACATTCAAAATCAAGTTTAGAATTTGCTTCGATGAAAGTATAGGCAAGGTGGAGGTGGCTCCCGAAGAGTTGGGAAGGGTCCTGCTTAACCTTTACAATAATGCTTTCTACTCCATTATAGAAAAGAAGAAACAATCGAAGCAGGCATTTGAGCCAATGTTGGAGGTAACGACCAGGAAATTAAAAAATGCAGTAGAGATATCGGTAAAGGATAATGGTTTAGGCATACCTAAACAAATAATTGGAAAGATCTTCCAGCCTTTCTTTACTACCAAACCAGCTGGCGAGGGCACAGGCTTGGGCTTATCTATCAGCTACGACATCATCACCAAGGGACACTGCGGCGAGTTGGAAGTGGAGGCTCAGGAGGGAGAGTTTACAAAGTTCACTATCAGGCTGCCCTTGGTCAATAATTCCAAAGAATAG
- a CDS encoding IS110 family transposase, with the protein MEQITRQCVGIDIAKLSFTACVCKLSPNSGLCFSQVATFDNSTRGFNQLLKWARKQTTGALPS; encoded by the coding sequence ATGGAACAGATCACAAGACAGTGCGTGGGCATCGACATTGCCAAATTGAGCTTCACCGCCTGCGTTTGCAAACTCTCCCCCAACTCCGGCCTGTGCTTCTCCCAGGTGGCAACCTTTGACAACAGCACCAGGGGCTTCAACCAGCTGCTCAAGTGGGCGCGCAAGCAAACCACTGGTGCCTTGCCCTCATAA
- a CDS encoding IS110 family transposase: MVERESGTSVRGKTRIPKKGNGRIRAALYFPALVASRHNTALRAVYQRINAGKESRMVGVVSLQRKLLLLIYSMWKNDTVFQDRNIAAGDQERKPLLRQ, encoded by the coding sequence GTGGTGGAAAGGGAGTCCGGCACCAGCGTCAGGGGCAAGACCAGGATACCCAAGAAAGGCAACGGCAGGATAAGGGCGGCCCTTTACTTCCCGGCCCTGGTGGCAAGCCGGCACAACACTGCCCTGCGGGCTGTTTACCAGCGCATCAACGCAGGGAAAGAGAGCAGGATGGTGGGCGTGGTAAGCCTGCAGCGCAAACTGCTGCTGCTCATCTACTCCATGTGGAAAAACGACACGGTATTCCAGGACAGGAACATAGCTGCCGGAGATCAGGAGAGAAAGCCTCTCCTTCGGCAATAG
- a CDS encoding RecQ family ATP-dependent DNA helicase codes for MEHVAFFDLEVSKQPKTRIQSIGAWFRGSTLHSTSVHDFEVFQQNARFLCGHNILAHDLPILKSAGAPAPIFHKRFIDTLYLSPLFFPNRPYHRLIKDYRLVSEHYNNPVEDSKIAADLLQDCISAYYNVPSMLREVLNRLLYTDTSFSAFFELIEDTWLRNEEKALEEQIRLYFQNRICENTDLGTLITQLPVPLAYALSLINAPNQGSIIPPWLLHRFPEIVTVLQQLRGTSCQQPSCHYCEKYLSPVAGLQKYFGYEGFRKFTPNEQTPLQQQVVEAGLKGESLVAIFPTGGGKSLTFQLPALMKGEANRGLTVVISPLQALMKDQVDVLRNRFDITTAIAINGLLSPLERADAIQTVQEGGATLLYISPESLRSNTIYRLLKGRQIERFVIDEAHCFSSWGQDFRVDYLYIGRFLKELAEAKNLQHPIPVSCFTATAKPEVVQDIVKYFKEQTNLDLKLYQTNASRKNLTYNASKAEGKEAKLQQLKDLLQDLTEPAIVYVSRTKTAEFVAEELKKSGIKAAAFHGRMESDLKIRIQDSFMAGDTNVIVATSAFGMGVDKENVKLVVHYDISDSLENYLQEAGRAGRKPDLQADCHLLFDENDLNDHFALLNQTKLSKKEVGQIWKAVKDFKRLKFTKSALELAKQAGWDTDMMNLETQVKAAIAALEDVGYLKRQMDSPRIFAQSILVRNVEAANKIIQANPDKFPGDQLQQAVRIFQYLISREDTMVDALSDHLGIEKETVVRILLYFKELGLLGDTRDLTALINPARSEKNSERCYQRYAKLEKALLEALLPSEDSPAVFQMHLRDINEKLIDKGCDDSSIEAIRNLLQFWEHKHYIKKERLDAHTLLYRIGFRKEKQEIKKAIHDRLTRSADVVQWLCQQNALEIANKQKQDEAALEFSMVEMKKQVERNNIMLPKASLTEYEADLLYLHIIGSIKLEGGLFVLYNPMTIERLIEDNRKQYTIEDYSKLERHYEKKVEQIHIIGEYAKKQLRNHIEALSFVDDYFRLGYEAFVQRHFRNAKGKIKQPITDKKYREIFGALSESQLKVIQDNKSPHILVGAGPGSGKTRVLVHKVAALLMMEDIKPEQFLMLTFSRPAATEFKERLHKLIGKSAYHIDIYTYHGFAFQLLGRVGDLKKSDNVIKQATEGLANDDVPSDRLKCKSVIVVDEYQDISQQEYDFLNKIIELADDVRVIVVGDDDQNIYEFRGSSVAFMRDFVREKQAKKYLFSTNYRACFNLVDFSNQFLKLFKSDRLKADLPLMAYKQTFGDIRLTRYKPTSDLVTPLVQDVVKQKLTGTVAVLTHTNEEALLVQNLLLQYTIPSRLIMAQDGFSLRQLLEMKCFSWYIRDKVSSELGFIAKEDWEQSRNRMEQELSGSSNLGLSLEVIAEFERISGERKFWSDWLAYVQEARAEDFIYPEAKKVLVSTMHKAKGKEFDHVFLLLKNYKLEKESNKRVVYVAITRAKQSLHIHTDQSYFDQIKVDQLTKVEDHTLYPAPKELRLETSMKDVKLGFYMQPHTKELVKQLKAGTSLELPRDSADGLLFTAAPVVAFSQKFKQELAKLFTQGYTLQRAEIAHVVVWYCEDDGKEYRVVLPRLFLTRQTNRSNLDKHSIENSSLTSCEYE; via the coding sequence ATGGAGCACGTTGCATTCTTTGATCTTGAAGTCAGTAAGCAGCCCAAAACGAGAATCCAAAGCATCGGGGCATGGTTTAGAGGCAGCACCCTGCACAGCACATCAGTTCACGATTTTGAGGTGTTTCAGCAGAATGCACGATTCCTGTGCGGACATAACATCCTAGCACATGACTTACCCATCTTAAAATCTGCTGGGGCTCCAGCACCTATTTTTCATAAGCGTTTTATTGACACCCTCTACCTGTCGCCGCTCTTCTTCCCAAACCGTCCTTACCATCGGCTAATTAAAGACTACCGCCTGGTAAGCGAGCACTACAACAACCCGGTAGAAGACTCTAAAATAGCGGCAGATCTCCTGCAGGATTGCATTAGTGCTTATTACAATGTGCCGTCAATGCTAAGAGAAGTCTTAAATAGGCTCCTTTACACTGACACATCATTCAGTGCTTTTTTTGAGCTTATAGAGGACACTTGGTTAAGGAATGAAGAGAAAGCGCTTGAAGAACAGATTAGATTATACTTCCAGAACAGAATCTGCGAGAACACAGACCTGGGCACACTCATCACTCAGTTACCTGTTCCTTTAGCCTATGCCCTGTCTCTGATCAATGCTCCAAACCAAGGCTCTATCATTCCGCCCTGGCTCCTGCACCGCTTTCCGGAGATCGTTACTGTTTTACAACAGCTCAGAGGCACTTCCTGCCAGCAACCCTCCTGCCACTATTGCGAAAAGTATCTTTCGCCTGTAGCAGGTTTACAAAAATATTTTGGCTATGAAGGATTTCGGAAGTTTACTCCCAACGAGCAAACTCCCCTACAGCAACAGGTAGTTGAAGCCGGACTAAAGGGAGAATCACTCGTGGCTATTTTCCCGACGGGTGGTGGTAAATCGCTGACGTTTCAATTGCCTGCCCTCATGAAGGGGGAAGCAAACCGTGGATTAACCGTTGTAATATCTCCCCTGCAGGCGCTCATGAAAGACCAGGTGGATGTGCTCCGAAACCGCTTCGACATAACCACTGCCATCGCTATCAATGGGTTGCTTTCTCCATTGGAGCGTGCTGATGCCATTCAGACGGTGCAGGAAGGTGGCGCAACATTACTTTATATTTCACCTGAGTCACTGCGCTCCAATACCATTTACCGCCTCCTCAAAGGCAGACAAATTGAACGATTCGTAATTGACGAGGCACACTGCTTTTCTTCCTGGGGACAGGACTTCCGGGTAGATTACCTCTATATCGGTCGCTTCTTAAAGGAACTGGCTGAAGCAAAGAACCTGCAACATCCTATACCTGTCTCCTGCTTTACCGCCACGGCTAAGCCTGAGGTAGTGCAGGATATTGTGAAATATTTCAAGGAGCAGACGAATCTGGATCTTAAGCTGTACCAAACCAATGCTTCCCGTAAAAACCTGACCTACAATGCCTCAAAAGCCGAAGGAAAGGAAGCCAAGCTACAGCAGTTAAAAGACCTGTTGCAGGACCTGACGGAGCCGGCCATTGTGTATGTGAGCCGAACGAAGACGGCTGAGTTTGTTGCGGAGGAGCTTAAAAAGTCAGGGATCAAAGCTGCAGCTTTTCATGGCAGAATGGAGTCTGATCTGAAGATCAGGATTCAGGACAGCTTTATGGCTGGCGACACCAATGTGATTGTGGCCACCTCCGCTTTCGGGATGGGCGTTGATAAGGAAAACGTAAAGCTGGTCGTGCACTATGACATCTCAGACTCACTGGAGAACTACCTGCAGGAGGCAGGTCGTGCTGGCAGAAAGCCAGACTTACAGGCTGACTGCCATTTGCTCTTCGATGAGAACGATCTGAACGATCACTTTGCTCTCTTAAACCAAACAAAGCTTTCCAAAAAAGAGGTTGGGCAGATATGGAAAGCTGTAAAGGATTTTAAGCGGCTGAAGTTCACGAAATCTGCCTTGGAACTGGCCAAGCAGGCTGGCTGGGACACAGATATGATGAACCTGGAAACGCAGGTTAAGGCCGCCATAGCCGCGCTGGAAGATGTAGGCTACCTAAAGCGGCAAATGGACTCGCCCCGGATATTTGCTCAAAGTATCCTGGTGCGCAATGTAGAGGCTGCGAATAAAATCATACAGGCCAACCCAGACAAATTTCCGGGCGATCAACTACAACAGGCTGTAAGGATCTTTCAGTACCTCATCTCCCGCGAAGACACGATGGTTGACGCGCTTTCTGATCATTTGGGTATTGAAAAAGAAACAGTAGTTAGGATCCTGCTTTACTTCAAGGAGCTCGGTTTGCTTGGCGATACCAGAGATCTGACAGCACTCATAAACCCTGCCCGAAGCGAGAAGAACTCTGAGCGTTGCTACCAGCGCTATGCGAAACTGGAGAAGGCGCTATTGGAGGCATTGCTACCATCTGAGGATTCACCGGCTGTTTTCCAGATGCACCTGCGGGACATTAATGAGAAGCTGATTGACAAAGGATGTGATGACAGTTCCATAGAGGCGATCAGGAACCTGCTGCAATTCTGGGAGCACAAGCATTACATCAAGAAAGAGCGGCTGGATGCCCATACCCTGCTTTACCGCATTGGCTTCCGCAAAGAAAAGCAGGAGATAAAGAAAGCAATTCATGACCGCCTTACCCGGTCAGCAGATGTCGTGCAGTGGCTCTGCCAACAGAACGCGCTCGAAATAGCCAATAAACAGAAGCAGGATGAGGCTGCCCTCGAGTTCTCGATGGTGGAGATGAAAAAGCAGGTGGAGCGGAATAACATCATGCTGCCGAAAGCCTCGCTCACGGAGTATGAGGCTGACCTGCTATACCTGCACATCATTGGCTCCATCAAACTGGAAGGTGGTCTGTTTGTACTCTATAACCCGATGACCATTGAGCGGCTCATAGAGGATAACAGAAAGCAGTATACCATTGAAGACTACAGCAAGCTGGAGCGTCATTATGAGAAAAAGGTAGAGCAGATCCATATCATAGGCGAGTACGCCAAAAAGCAGCTCCGCAACCACATCGAAGCCCTTAGCTTCGTGGATGACTATTTCCGTCTGGGCTATGAGGCGTTTGTGCAACGGCATTTCCGAAATGCTAAGGGTAAGATAAAACAGCCTATTACTGATAAGAAGTACCGGGAAATTTTCGGGGCTCTATCAGAAAGCCAGCTAAAAGTCATTCAAGACAACAAGAGCCCTCACATTTTAGTGGGTGCCGGCCCTGGCAGCGGTAAAACGCGGGTGCTGGTGCACAAGGTGGCCGCTTTGCTGATGATGGAGGACATCAAGCCGGAGCAATTCCTGATGCTGACCTTCTCCCGCCCTGCCGCTACCGAGTTTAAAGAAAGGCTGCATAAGCTGATCGGCAAGTCAGCCTACCACATAGACATTTATACCTACCACGGCTTTGCCTTTCAGCTTTTGGGCCGAGTTGGCGATCTGAAGAAATCTGACAATGTTATCAAGCAGGCTACAGAGGGATTGGCAAACGACGATGTTCCAAGCGACCGGCTCAAGTGCAAGAGCGTGATTGTGGTAGATGAGTACCAGGACATCAGCCAGCAGGAGTACGACTTCCTGAACAAGATTATCGAGTTGGCTGACGATGTGCGCGTGATCGTGGTGGGAGACGATGATCAGAACATCTACGAGTTCAGGGGTTCTTCCGTGGCCTTTATGCGTGATTTTGTGCGGGAAAAACAGGCAAAAAAGTACCTGTTCAGCACTAATTACCGGGCTTGCTTTAACCTGGTAGATTTCTCTAATCAATTTCTAAAGCTTTTCAAATCCGACAGGCTAAAAGCTGATTTGCCCCTGATGGCCTATAAGCAGACCTTTGGAGATATCCGCCTGACGCGTTACAAGCCTACTTCTGACCTGGTGACTCCTTTGGTGCAGGATGTAGTAAAGCAAAAGCTTACAGGTACCGTAGCCGTGCTAACGCATACCAATGAGGAAGCCCTGCTAGTACAAAACCTCTTGCTTCAATATACTATACCTAGCCGCCTAATCATGGCGCAGGATGGCTTCTCTTTGCGACAGTTGCTGGAAATGAAGTGCTTTAGCTGGTACATACGCGATAAAGTTAGCAGCGAGCTTGGCTTTATCGCGAAGGAGGACTGGGAGCAAAGCCGCAACCGGATGGAGCAGGAGTTATCCGGTTCATCTAATTTAGGCCTGAGCTTAGAGGTGATAGCTGAATTTGAGCGCATTAGCGGCGAGCGAAAGTTCTGGTCGGACTGGCTAGCTTATGTACAGGAAGCACGTGCCGAGGATTTTATTTACCCGGAGGCGAAAAAGGTATTAGTATCTACCATGCACAAGGCCAAAGGAAAGGAGTTTGACCATGTGTTTTTGCTACTAAAAAATTACAAGCTGGAGAAAGAGTCGAATAAGCGTGTCGTGTATGTGGCCATTACCCGAGCCAAGCAATCCCTGCATATCCATACTGACCAGTCTTATTTTGACCAGATAAAAGTTGATCAGCTGACGAAAGTCGAAGACCATACCCTATACCCGGCGCCGAAAGAGCTGCGACTGGAAACGAGTATGAAGGATGTGAAACTAGGTTTCTATATGCAGCCGCATACTAAAGAGTTGGTTAAACAACTAAAGGCTGGTACTTCTCTAGAGCTGCCAAGAGATTCCGCAGATGGTTTGTTGTTCACAGCTGCTCCTGTCGTAGCCTTCTCTCAAAAGTTTAAGCAAGAACTCGCCAAGTTATTTACCCAAGGCTATACCCTACAAAGAGCCGAAATAGCGCATGTTGTAGTTTGGTATTGCGAGGATGACGGGAAAGAATATCGAGTGGTTTTGCCAAGGCTCTTTCTTACAAGACAAACTAACAGGTCTAATCTAGACAAACACAGTATAGAAAATTCTTCCCTTACTAGTTGCGAATATGAATAA
- a CDS encoding DUF3987 domain-containing protein, translated as MSKKQRDPAQQEEIEKPVLRKILVSDFTQEALTEAHSHNSRGVYVQVDELAGFIKNLNRYSSGGETEFWLSAWSGKSVSVDRLSRMSLRIRRPFIPIIGTIQNGVLLQLSKDGKSDNDFLARFLFAMPEDVRKERWSHTALDPVHTYNWEKYLSFLLELKLEVDEWDTPVPRQLHFSQAAWARLQEWQGHNTDLCNEAESEALKGVYTKLEPYTIRLALVLQLMAYSCNEAERTAIEERAVEGAIKLVEYFRKTAQVVQLIVHREDPLDRFDNGKRRLYEQLPQGFSTAEGLTTAQRLGVPDRTFKKFLT; from the coding sequence ATGTCCAAAAAGCAGCGCGACCCGGCCCAGCAGGAAGAAATTGAAAAGCCTGTGCTCAGGAAGATACTCGTCTCCGACTTCACGCAGGAGGCACTCACAGAGGCCCACAGCCACAACAGCAGGGGCGTATACGTGCAGGTCGATGAGCTGGCCGGCTTCATCAAAAACCTGAACCGCTACTCCAGCGGCGGAGAGACAGAGTTCTGGCTCAGCGCCTGGAGCGGCAAGTCCGTTAGCGTGGACCGCCTCTCCAGAATGTCGCTTCGCATCAGGCGCCCTTTCATCCCCATCATCGGCACCATTCAGAACGGGGTGCTGCTGCAGCTCTCCAAGGACGGCAAGTCAGACAACGACTTTCTGGCCCGCTTCCTTTTCGCCATGCCCGAGGACGTGAGAAAGGAGCGCTGGAGCCACACAGCGCTTGACCCGGTACACACCTACAACTGGGAGAAATACCTCTCCTTTCTGCTGGAGCTGAAGCTGGAAGTGGATGAGTGGGATACGCCGGTGCCTCGGCAGCTTCACTTTTCGCAAGCCGCATGGGCAAGGCTGCAGGAGTGGCAGGGCCATAACACGGATTTATGCAATGAGGCCGAGAGCGAGGCGCTAAAGGGCGTTTATACCAAGCTGGAGCCCTACACCATCCGCCTTGCCCTCGTCCTGCAGTTGATGGCCTACAGCTGCAACGAGGCGGAGAGAACGGCGATAGAGGAAAGAGCCGTAGAAGGAGCCATCAAACTGGTGGAGTACTTCAGGAAGACGGCGCAGGTGGTACAGCTCATCGTGCACCGGGAGGACCCGCTGGACCGCTTTGACAACGGCAAAAGAAGGCTCTACGAGCAACTTCCGCAGGGTTTCTCTACAGCCGAGGGCCTGACCACAGCCCAGCGGCTGGGGGTGCCGGACCGCACCTTCAAGAAGTTCCTGACCTAG
- a CDS encoding DUF6371 domain-containing protein produces the protein MTQHRFTLEPYGNGRSTRFSCPSCGKKRQFTRYIDTETGRHLHDSVGSCNRKSKCGYHYTPKQYFADNPHLQEKESLTWAHPTAGKVQPSGNPNMLLRKPSDAQLPVSYIPDDKFRESRRHYGQNNFTLFLRGRFGKEAAEKLISRYHVGTSKKWPGATIFWQLDREGKVRTGKIMLYDKSTGKRVKKPYAHLTWVHKALGLEEYNLRQCLFGEHLLGQFPSKPVAVVESEKTAIICSLLLPRYVWLALGGLSMLTAERCRVLKGREVTLFPDLGGYEKWKEKAQGLQDIASFTVSDLLERIASERQREEGLDIADFLLVLPTSP, from the coding sequence ATGACCCAACACCGCTTCACCCTTGAGCCCTACGGCAACGGCCGCAGCACCCGCTTTTCCTGCCCCAGCTGCGGAAAAAAAAGGCAGTTCACGCGCTACATCGACACCGAGACGGGCCGGCACCTGCATGATAGCGTGGGCAGCTGCAACCGGAAAAGCAAGTGCGGCTACCACTACACCCCCAAGCAGTACTTTGCCGATAACCCGCACCTGCAGGAAAAGGAAAGCTTAACTTGGGCACACCCCACAGCCGGCAAAGTCCAGCCTAGTGGCAATCCTAACATGCTTCTTAGGAAGCCAAGCGATGCGCAGCTGCCTGTCTCCTACATTCCCGATGACAAGTTCAGGGAAAGCCGCAGGCACTACGGCCAGAACAACTTTACCCTCTTTTTAAGAGGCAGGTTCGGAAAGGAGGCAGCAGAAAAGTTGATCTCGCGCTACCACGTCGGCACGTCCAAAAAGTGGCCAGGCGCCACGATCTTCTGGCAGCTAGACCGGGAGGGGAAGGTCAGGACGGGCAAGATCATGCTCTACGACAAGAGCACGGGCAAGCGCGTGAAGAAGCCGTACGCGCATCTCACCTGGGTGCACAAGGCGCTGGGCCTAGAGGAGTATAACCTGAGGCAGTGCCTGTTCGGAGAGCACCTGCTAGGTCAGTTTCCCAGTAAGCCGGTGGCCGTGGTGGAGAGCGAGAAAACGGCGATTATCTGCTCTTTGCTCCTGCCCAGGTACGTATGGCTGGCGCTGGGCGGCCTGTCCATGCTGACGGCGGAGCGGTGCCGGGTGCTGAAAGGCAGGGAGGTCACGTTATTCCCGGACCTGGGCGGCTATGAGAAGTGGAAGGAGAAGGCGCAGGGGCTACAGGACATCGCTTCCTTCACAGTATCAGACCTTTTAGAGCGTATTGCCAGTGAGCGGCAAAGAGAGGAGGGGCTGGATATAGCCGACTTCCTGCTGGTTTTGCCTACCAGTCCCTGA
- a CDS encoding IS110 family transposase, which translates to MKKQTTTRESAINMQLANPNAAGIDVGDTIHAVAVPEGRDTLPVRSFGTMTCDLEAIAAWLLECGVDTVAMESTGVYWRPLFNLLTQHGLEVYLVNAKQVKNVSGRKNDEDDARWIQKLHSCGLLRSSYLPDDQQEALRTLVRHRRTLTQDRGRCVLRMQKALELMNVKVHTLLRDITGKSGLAIIEAILSGERTAENFLTCVHFKVKADRATILKSLQGNWRAEQLYLLEDCYMSYKYLTERIALCDVAIERQLEHYYREIRPEAAPECEAVSAKRANRNKPSFNTCSYLKKVLGVDVMAIYGISDIAALEILSETGTDMSKWETAKHFASWLNLCPNNKISGGKLISSTLMKKKPNPASQAFRNAANAVQRSDNWLGDYFRRMKAKGGNKYATVATANKIATIYYKMVSCQQEFSPVEPTAYQKKYKQAKIIYLERRLFELKMEAA; encoded by the coding sequence ATGAAAAAGCAAACCACTACAAGAGAGAGTGCCATCAACATGCAGCTGGCCAACCCGAACGCGGCAGGTATTGATGTGGGAGACACCATTCACGCCGTTGCCGTACCCGAGGGCAGGGATACGCTGCCGGTCAGGTCCTTTGGGACGATGACCTGCGATCTGGAGGCCATCGCCGCCTGGCTGCTCGAATGCGGGGTGGACACGGTGGCCATGGAGAGCACTGGCGTATACTGGAGACCCTTGTTCAACCTGCTCACCCAGCACGGCCTGGAGGTGTACCTGGTTAATGCCAAACAGGTTAAAAACGTGAGCGGCAGGAAGAACGATGAGGATGATGCGCGCTGGATTCAGAAGCTGCACAGTTGCGGACTGCTCCGCAGCAGCTATCTTCCCGACGACCAGCAGGAGGCGCTGCGCACGCTGGTTCGCCACCGCAGAACGCTCACCCAGGATAGAGGCAGATGCGTGCTGAGGATGCAGAAGGCCTTGGAGCTGATGAACGTGAAGGTGCACACGCTGCTGCGCGACATCACCGGCAAGAGCGGCCTTGCCATCATTGAGGCCATCCTGAGTGGGGAGAGGACAGCGGAGAACTTCCTTACCTGCGTCCACTTCAAGGTGAAGGCCGACAGGGCAACCATCCTCAAGTCCCTACAGGGCAACTGGCGCGCAGAGCAGCTTTACCTGCTGGAGGACTGTTACATGAGTTATAAGTACCTGACCGAACGCATCGCCTTGTGCGATGTGGCCATTGAAAGGCAGCTGGAGCATTACTATAGGGAAATCCGCCCTGAAGCGGCGCCTGAGTGTGAGGCCGTCTCTGCTAAGAGGGCCAACAGGAACAAGCCATCGTTCAACACCTGCTCCTACCTGAAAAAAGTGCTGGGAGTGGACGTGATGGCCATTTACGGTATCAGTGACATTGCCGCACTGGAGATTCTCTCTGAAACAGGCACAGACATGAGCAAGTGGGAAACGGCTAAGCACTTTGCCAGCTGGCTGAACCTGTGTCCCAACAACAAAATATCAGGAGGGAAGCTTATTAGCAGTACCCTTATGAAAAAGAAGCCAAACCCGGCAAGCCAGGCTTTCCGTAACGCCGCCAATGCCGTGCAGCGAAGCGACAACTGGCTCGGTGACTACTTCAGGCGGATGAAAGCAAAGGGTGGTAACAAGTACGCCACTGTGGCCACGGCTAATAAGATTGCTACAATTTACTACAAAATGGTATCTTGCCAGCAGGAGTTCAGCCCTGTTGAACCGACTGCTTATCAGAAAAAGTACAAGCAGGCGAAGATCATATACCTAGAGCGGAGGCTCTTTGAACTAAAAATGGAAGCCGCTTAG